From one Triticum urartu cultivar G1812 chromosome 3, Tu2.1, whole genome shotgun sequence genomic stretch:
- the LOC125549208 gene encoding chitinase CLP-like, whose product MWQTEDLILVAVSLSVSVLACTVAGDGGGRPLVTAVTRDAATSLYTIPVKSGSPLVVDLSGPIVWSTCDDAASHDTLECNSIDCMRAHRFHPPNCQHTGYGMPDPGNPYRCKCTTHPHNPVSGDTASGDMTRVVLSANATDGRNPLGPVSFTAVTSCAPDSLLAGLPAGAVGVAGLARSGLSFPAQVARTQGVANSFALCLPSGPGNGVAIFGGGLLIAANGRPLTEMLVGETPLRKHKESPGYYISASKGIAVDGAQVPVGQYAPLTIGLSTTIPYAELRRDVYRPLINAFDQAMERQGGRVPSPAAAPFELCYNSSRLSPTRFGYFVPTVDLMLEGGRNWTVFGINSMAQVNRATACFAFVEMKTGDKSEYGGLAPPAVVLGGFQMQQNLLVFDEEKQTLGFTSQLTGRGLSCGQFNFTMSA is encoded by the coding sequence ATGTGGCAAACAGAAGACCTCATCCTCGTCGCCGTCTCGCTCTCTGTCTCTGTCCTGGCGTGCACGGTGGCGGGCGACGGCGGTGGCAGGCCGCTGGTGACGGCCGTCACAAGGGACGCGGCCACCTCCCTCTACACCATCCCCGTCAAGTCCGGCAGCCCGCTGGTCGTCGACCTCTCCGGCCCCATCGTCTGGTCCACCTGCGACGACGCCGCCTCCCACGACACGCTCGAGTGCAACAGCATCGACTGCATGCGCGCGCACCGCTTCCACCCGCCCAACTGCCAGCATACCGGCTACGGCATGCCCGACCCCGGCAACCCCTACCGCTGCAAATGCACCACGCACCCGCACAACCCCGTCTCGGGCGACACTGCGTCGGGGGACATGACCCGCGTGGTGCTCTCCGCCAACGCCACCGACGGCAGGAACCCGTTGGGCCCGGTGTCGTTCACCGCCGTGACGTCCTGCGCGCCGGACTCCCTGTTAGCGGGGCTGCCAGCGGGGGCCGTCGGAGTCGCGGGGCTCGCGCGCTCGGGCCTCTCGTTCCCCGCTCAGGTCGCGCGCACGCAAGGCGTCGCTAACTCGTTCGCGCTCTGCCTCCCAAGCGGCCCAGGAAACGGCGTCGCCATCTTCGGCGGTGGCCTGCTCATCGCGGCGAATGGGCGGCCACTGACGGAGATGCTGGTCGGCGAGACCCCCCTTCGCAAGCACAAGGAATCCCCCGGCTACTACATCTCGGCGAGCAAGGGCATCGCCGTGGACGGAGCGCAGGTGCCGGTGGGCCAGTACGCACCGCTCACCATCGGCCTTTCCACGACGATCCCCTACGCGGAGCTGCGCCGGGACGTGTATCGTCCGCTCATCAACGCGTTCGACCAGGCGATGGAACGCCAGGGTGGGAGGGTCCCCTCCCCGGCTGCGGCGCCGTTCGAGCTGTGCTACAACTCGTCCAGGCTTTCGCCGACGCGGTTCGGCTACTTCGTGCCAACGGTCGATCTGATGCTGGAAGGGGGCAGGAACTGGACGGTGTTCGGCATCAACTCCATGGCACAGGTGAACCGCGCCACAGCGTGCTTCGCTTTCGTCGAGATGAAGACGGGGGACAAGTCCGAGTATGGCGGCCTTGCGCCGCCGGCGGTGGTACTCGGAGGGTTCCAGATGCAGCAGAACCTGCTGGTGTTCGACGAGGAGAAGCAGACTCTCGGATTCACCTCGCAGCTCACCGGAAGGGGGCTCTCGTGCGGCCAATTCAATTTTACGATGTCCGCCTAA